Proteins encoded in a region of the Pieris rapae chromosome 12, ilPieRapa1.1, whole genome shotgun sequence genome:
- the LOC123689592 gene encoding uncharacterized protein LOC123689592, with protein sequence MDLQVISDKTKIREIEDVIEIQKASGNINTRQVSFLLPSDTESTLSANIAKSLDSGLSRSKCELQRSKKLQKKKKKSCRTLLPDVVSWPSDSDITVLRMKMRLDKNINNNTLIPGDGLHQANSSSMVNLATLMLQSPQHSKHSVHEEMLFPLSSWEGSEVKKEYKTPSYSYQSTVLMTSCSQIQGNNFLKNNNFTDLDTKSKIARFFRLYFCPCCSCLYNIEKLRDEST encoded by the coding sequence atggatTTGCAAGTAATTTCggacaaaactaaaataagagAAATTGAAGATGTAATAGAAATACAAAAAGCCTCTGGCAATATAAACACCCGTCAGGTTTCATTTCTTCTTCCGTCCGATACAGAGAGTACACTTTCCGCTAACATTGCTAAAAGTTTAGACAGTGGTCTGTCTCGATCTAAATGTGAACTGCAGCGTTCTAAAAAACtgcaaaagaaaaagaagaagtcATGCCGAACACTTTTGCCCGATGTTGTATCTTGGCCGAGTGATTCAGATATAACAGTTTTGCGAATGAAGATGCGTTTGgataagaatattaataacaataccTTGATTCCTGGTGACGGCCTTCACCAAGCAAATAGTTCTTCAATGGTTAATTTAGCAACGTTGATGTTGCAATCTCCACAGCATTCGAAACATAGTGTGCATGAAGAAATGCTTTTTCCTTTGTCTTCTTGGGAAGGATCAGAAGTAAAGAAAGAATATAAAACACCTAGTTATTCCTATCAAAGTACGGTTCTAATGACATCATGCAGTCAAATTCAGGGGaataatttcttaaagaataataattttactgatTTGGACACGAAATCAAAAATTGCAAGATTTTTTCGCCTCTATTTTTGCCCATGTTGCAGctgtttgtataatattgaGAAATTAAGGGATGAGTCAACGTAA